One Salmo trutta chromosome 24, fSalTru1.1, whole genome shotgun sequence genomic region harbors:
- the LOC115161279 gene encoding growth hormone-regulated TBC protein 1-A, giving the protein MGCVFTCYGQFGGVHAMESETNGNISSQLHLNNRINANDRVDTYGFEKPEGYESYEEMMAQYVAVLTRQSAKWSKLLQGKVNVENNLKVKRYVRKGVPNEHRAQIWMAASGAQEHLEKNPGYYHSLLGTEQHHDAKLEETVRIDMHRTFPENVQFRKSSEPCLQKALYNVLLAYGHHNQAVGYCQGMNFIAGYLIIITKDEEKSFWLMDALLGRILPDYYSPAMLGLKTDQEVLGELVRVKAPALWQAMVQHNVMWTLVVSQWFICLYIDVLPVETVLRIWDCLFYEGSKILFRVALTLIRHHQAEILQARSMVEVCERFKLITQGAFTYDCHTFMQEIFREPGSLSMATITKLRETYRERIVAEEIRLCPRPPLHYQ; this is encoded by the exons ATGGGGTGCGTTTTTACATGTTACGGTCAATTTGGAGGAGTTCACGCTATGGAGAGTGAAACGAACGGAAACATCTCTTCCCAGCTTCACCTGAACAACCGCATTAACGCGAATGACAG GGTTGACACCTATGGGTTTGAGAAGCCTGAGGGTTATGAATCCTATGAGGAGATGATGGCTCAATATGTAGCCGTTCTCACCAGGCAGTCTGCCAAGTGGTCCAAACTCCTGCAGGGGAAAGTCAACGTGGAAAATAACCTGaagg TGAAGCGGTACGTGCGTAAGGGTGTGCCCAACGAGCACCGAGCCCAGATCTGGATGGCAGCCAGCGGGGCCCAGGAACACCTGGAGAAGAACCCAGGGTACTACCACTCTCTGCTGGGCACCGAGCAGCACCACGACGCCAAGCTGGAGGAGACAGTCCGCATAG ACATGCACAGGACATTCCCCGAAAACGTGCAGTTCCGGAAGAGCTCTGAGCCCTGTCTGCAGAAGGCCCTGTACAATGTGCTGCTGGCGTACGGACACCACAACCAGGCTGTGGGATACTGCCAG gGTATGAATTTCATTGCAGGCTACCTCATCATCATCACTAAGGATGAAGAGAAGTCCTTCTGGCTGATGGATGCTTTATTGGGAAGAATACTCCCCG ACTACTACAGCCCGGCCATGCTGGGGTTGAAGACAGACCAGGAGGTGTTGGGGGAGCTGGTAAGGGTCAAAGCCCCAGCCTTGTGGCAGGCCATGGTCCAACACAACGTCATGTGGACCTTGGTGGTCTCCCAATGGTTCATCTGCCTCTACATCGATGTCCTGCCTGTAGAG ACAGTTCTGCGGATCTGGGATTGCCTGTTTTACGAGGGTTCTAAGATCCTATTCCGCGTGGCCTTGACTCTGATTCGCCACCACCAGGCTGAGATCCTGCAGGCCCGCTCCATGGTTGAGGTGTGTGAGCGCTTCAAACTGATCACCCAGGGAGCCTTTACATACGACTGCCACACCTTCATGCAG GAAATCTTCAGGGAACCAGGAAGTCTCTCCATGGCAACCATAACTAAGCTGCGGGAGACGTACAGAGAGCGTATCGTGGCAGAGGAGATCAGACTCTGCCCCCGACCACCACTCCACTACCAATAA